One region of Limnospira fusiformis SAG 85.79 genomic DNA includes:
- a CDS encoding anthranilate phosphoribosyltransferase family protein — MSDRFRTLLKKVGSGTHTSAALTREEAAEALRMMLQQEATPVQVGAFLIAHRIRRPTGEELAGMLDVYAELGPHLTNAVRPPMILTHPYDGRSRTVPMAILTGLILSAAGVPTILHGGDRMPTKEGICLHEIWQQLGINWEGISLIRMQEIFQTTDLGFIHLPTHFPLAMNLVGPRREIGKRPPIATLELMWSPYLGDATIACGYVHPPTESMFRTALELRNQRQFITVKGLEGSCDLPRDRTCIIGINRPSIDNPETSIFERLLLHPHDYGYGGKEVALNSLDELINNIKAVLEGEPGELMQAAIWNGGFYLWCAGVCADIETGLKHAQELLTQGMVAQKLEAIANSL, encoded by the coding sequence ATGAGCGATCGCTTTAGAACATTACTGAAAAAAGTGGGAAGCGGAACCCACACCAGCGCAGCCCTAACTCGCGAAGAAGCCGCCGAAGCCTTACGCATGATGTTACAGCAAGAAGCAACACCCGTACAGGTAGGGGCTTTTTTAATCGCCCACCGCATTCGGCGACCCACGGGAGAAGAATTGGCGGGAATGCTAGATGTTTATGCAGAATTAGGACCTCATTTAACTAATGCTGTGCGTCCTCCGATGATTTTAACTCATCCCTATGATGGGCGATCGCGTACTGTTCCCATGGCTATTCTCACCGGGTTAATTCTCAGCGCCGCCGGAGTCCCAACCATTTTACATGGAGGCGATCGAATGCCGACCAAAGAGGGTATTTGTTTACATGAAATTTGGCAACAATTAGGCATAAATTGGGAAGGAATTAGCCTAATTAGAATGCAGGAAATCTTCCAGACGACAGATTTAGGATTTATTCATCTTCCCACCCATTTTCCCCTAGCCATGAACCTAGTTGGACCCCGCCGAGAAATTGGGAAACGTCCGCCTATTGCTACATTAGAGTTAATGTGGTCTCCCTATTTAGGAGATGCAACTATCGCCTGTGGCTATGTTCACCCCCCCACGGAATCAATGTTCCGAACCGCCCTAGAATTGCGAAATCAGCGGCAATTTATCACGGTTAAGGGATTAGAAGGTAGTTGCGATTTACCCCGCGATCGCACCTGTATTATCGGCATCAACCGCCCCAGTATAGACAACCCGGAAACCTCGATTTTTGAACGTCTGTTATTGCATCCCCATGATTATGGTTATGGGGGGAAAGAAGTTGCTCTTAATTCCCTAGATGAACTGATTAATAATATCAAGGCTGTCTTGGAGGGGGAACCGGGAGAGTTAATGCAGGCTGCCATTTGGAATGGGGGTTTTTATCTGTGGTGTGCGGGAGTTTGTGCGGACATAGAAACAGGTCTGAAACACGCGCAGGAGTTACTAACTCAAGGGATGGTAGCCCAGAAATTAGAAGCGATCGCCAACAGTTTATAA